From Actinomycetota bacterium, a single genomic window includes:
- a CDS encoding glycoside hydrolase family 13 protein, producing MSQWWEHAVVYQVYVRSFSDADGDGLGDLRGLRSRLDHLSWLGVDAIWLNPVYPSPDHDHGYDVSDYTDIDPRFGSLDELDALLADCHDRGMRVIMDIVPNHVSSEHEWFTRATASRDAPERDLFVFRDPAPDGGPPNNWRSVFGGPAWTLHEPTGQYYLHLFAPEQPDLNWRNPAVHAEFERILRFWLDRGVDGFRIDVAHSLYKDELLRDNPDPERRQFGTPYMSLEQPHCFDQPEVHDVWRAWRRVFDAYGPDRVTVGEVFLYDPERVALYLRPDELHLAFNFLLLAMPFEAERYREAIDMTFAAYSEHGSPSTWVLSNHDVRRHVTRFGGGELGRRRGLAATVFALGLPGVAFLYQGEELGLEEVDVPPEARQDPIERLTEGHRSGRDGCRVPLPWTSEPPGYGFTSGHPWLPFPGAWGERSVEAMRMDEGSTLHVYREALRARRSLSDMGGAGFEWTEAPDGCLAFRRGGVVVALNTADAPATLPVTGELALASAPDVRMGAGLQLPPATAAWVVVSR from the coding sequence TTGAGCCAGTGGTGGGAGCACGCGGTCGTCTACCAGGTGTACGTGCGCAGCTTCTCCGATGCCGACGGCGACGGATTGGGGGACCTGCGCGGGCTGCGGTCCAGGCTCGACCACCTGTCCTGGCTTGGGGTGGACGCGATCTGGCTGAACCCGGTCTACCCGTCCCCCGACCACGACCACGGGTACGACGTCTCCGACTACACCGATATCGACCCTCGGTTCGGCTCCCTCGACGAGCTGGACGCTCTCCTGGCCGACTGCCACGACCGCGGGATGCGGGTGATCATGGACATCGTCCCGAACCACGTGTCCAGCGAGCACGAGTGGTTCACGCGCGCGACCGCCTCGCGGGACGCACCCGAGCGTGACCTGTTCGTCTTCCGCGACCCGGCTCCCGACGGCGGACCGCCGAACAACTGGAGGTCGGTCTTCGGGGGCCCGGCCTGGACCCTGCACGAGCCCACCGGCCAGTACTACCTGCACCTGTTCGCGCCCGAGCAGCCCGACCTCAACTGGCGCAACCCCGCCGTGCACGCCGAGTTCGAGCGGATCCTCCGGTTCTGGCTCGACCGGGGCGTCGACGGGTTCCGCATCGACGTGGCCCACTCGCTGTACAAGGACGAGCTGCTGCGCGACAACCCCGACCCGGAACGCCGCCAGTTCGGGACCCCGTACATGTCGCTCGAGCAGCCGCACTGCTTCGACCAGCCCGAGGTCCACGACGTGTGGCGCGCCTGGCGCAGGGTCTTCGACGCCTACGGTCCCGACCGGGTGACGGTCGGCGAGGTCTTCCTCTACGACCCGGAGCGCGTGGCGCTGTACCTGCGTCCCGACGAGCTGCATCTCGCGTTCAACTTCCTGCTGCTCGCGATGCCGTTCGAGGCCGAACGCTACCGGGAGGCGATCGACATGACCTTCGCGGCCTACAGCGAGCACGGCTCCCCGTCGACGTGGGTGCTGTCCAACCACGACGTGCGCCGTCACGTCACCAGGTTCGGGGGAGGCGAGCTCGGACGCAGACGCGGCCTGGCCGCCACCGTCTTCGCGCTCGGGCTCCCCGGGGTCGCCTTCCTCTACCAGGGCGAGGAGCTCGGGTTGGAAGAGGTGGACGTCCCGCCCGAGGCGCGACAGGACCCCATCGAGCGCCTCACGGAGGGACATCGGTCCGGACGCGACGGATGCCGGGTGCCGCTCCCGTGGACCTCCGAGCCGCCCGGGTACGGGTTCACGTCCGGACATCCATGGCTCCCCTTCCCGGGAGCGTGGGGCGAGCGCAGCGTCGAGGCCATGCGCATGGACGAGGGGTCGACCCTGCACGTGTACCGGGAGGCCCTGCGCGCACGCCGCTCGCTATCGGACATGGGGGGGGCCGGGTTCGAGTGGACCGAGGCCCCGGACGGATGTCTCGCCTTCCGCCGCGGCGGCGTCGTGGTCGCGCTCAACACGGCTGATGCGCCGGCCACGCTGCCCGTCACGGGGGAGCTGGCCCTGGCGAGCGCCCCGGACGTGCGCATGGGAGCCGGGCTGCAGCTCCCGCCGGCGACGGCCGCCTGGGTCGTCGTCAGCCGCTGA
- a CDS encoding TIM-barrel domain-containing protein — translation MPEDALSPAAARSPVRTFGPLGWPSPLLDETLEIDPYTSVALDGDRIVLELASGEQVQARLTVPVPGVLRVRVGDRLDDPAPSVLLADLPDEPASLSGSWDGVRISGPGVEAIWERDGQGLTLGAFRRAPKLALIGGPLGGVGRLRTADGPAGWLETAWLTPDAAVYGGGESYQGPDLRGRVRRAINCETHGASGLDVSYLTVPFYWSDAGWGVFVHSSAPTRADLGAAHSEVAAFSCTDDELDLFILTGSPPEILARYHALTGLPGALPEWAYGVWTSRCSYLSAAEIETVVDGYERAGCPVDVVHVDAWVSGNVIADLACNWTIDRDRFPDGWARRLAERGIRTSLWHNPYVVEGSDRATELEESGHLVRSPDGSPARTPDKPDRFLIDLTDDDAIAWWRRQVARLVAEEGVASFKPDFAEEIPLDAVFADGRTGWQLRNEYAVRYQEATHSALREALGTDEVALFCRSGTAGAHRYPCHWVGDTPSTWTGLVTALRACLSLSLSGFAFVAHDVGGFWTPGSFEWVPTAFAEMDHTLFEADVEGELFLRWTQWGALSPLMRFHGTGRREPWAYPAPFGELAVEACRVRARLRPYLERVGAEASRVGTPMMRPMVLACPGDRSARDAQLQYLLGPDLLVAPLLEPGGERTLYVPEGRWEPLWGLDPVTGPGWVTVGCGLAAFPAWVREGAEL, via the coding sequence ATGCCCGAAGACGCCCTCTCCCCCGCCGCCGCGCGCTCGCCCGTCCGGACGTTCGGCCCCCTCGGCTGGCCGTCCCCCCTGCTAGACGAGACGCTCGAGATAGACCCGTACACCTCGGTCGCGCTAGACGGGGATCGCATCGTGCTCGAGCTGGCCTCCGGTGAGCAGGTCCAGGCGCGACTGACCGTCCCGGTCCCCGGGGTGCTGCGGGTCCGGGTGGGGGACCGGCTCGACGACCCTGCCCCGTCCGTCCTGCTCGCCGACCTCCCGGACGAGCCGGCGTCCCTGTCCGGGTCGTGGGACGGGGTGCGGATCTCGGGGCCCGGCGTCGAGGCGATCTGGGAGCGGGACGGGCAGGGCCTGACGTTGGGGGCGTTCCGACGCGCCCCCAAGCTGGCCCTCATCGGGGGCCCGCTGGGCGGGGTCGGTAGGCTGCGGACCGCCGACGGACCGGCCGGTTGGCTCGAGACGGCCTGGCTGACCCCGGACGCCGCCGTCTACGGTGGCGGCGAGAGCTACCAGGGACCCGACCTGCGAGGCCGGGTCCGACGCGCGATCAACTGCGAGACGCACGGCGCCTCGGGGCTCGACGTGTCCTACCTGACCGTCCCCTTCTACTGGTCCGACGCCGGTTGGGGGGTCTTCGTCCACTCGTCCGCCCCGACGCGGGCCGACCTGGGCGCGGCCCACTCGGAGGTGGCCGCCTTCTCGTGCACGGACGACGAGTTGGACCTGTTCATCCTCACCGGGAGCCCACCCGAGATCCTGGCGCGCTACCACGCGCTCACCGGGCTCCCGGGGGCGCTGCCCGAGTGGGCGTACGGCGTATGGACGAGCCGCTGCTCCTACCTCTCGGCGGCCGAGATCGAGACCGTGGTCGACGGTTACGAGCGAGCGGGCTGCCCGGTGGACGTCGTCCACGTGGACGCATGGGTGTCGGGGAACGTGATCGCCGACCTCGCGTGCAACTGGACGATCGACCGGGACCGGTTCCCGGACGGGTGGGCGCGCCGGCTGGCCGAGCGCGGCATCCGCACCAGCCTGTGGCACAACCCCTACGTGGTCGAGGGCTCGGACCGCGCGACCGAGCTCGAGGAGTCCGGGCACCTGGTGCGGTCGCCGGACGGCAGCCCCGCCCGCACCCCCGACAAGCCGGACCGCTTCCTCATCGACCTCACCGACGACGACGCCATCGCCTGGTGGAGACGGCAGGTCGCGCGTCTCGTCGCCGAAGAGGGGGTGGCGTCCTTCAAGCCCGACTTCGCCGAGGAGATCCCGCTCGACGCGGTCTTCGCCGACGGACGCACCGGCTGGCAGCTCCGCAACGAGTACGCGGTCCGCTATCAGGAGGCGACCCACTCTGCACTGCGGGAGGCCCTGGGGACCGACGAGGTGGCGCTCTTCTGCCGCTCCGGGACGGCCGGCGCCCACCGGTACCCGTGTCACTGGGTGGGCGACACGCCTTCGACCTGGACGGGGCTCGTCACGGCCCTGCGGGCGTGCCTGTCCCTCTCGCTCTCGGGGTTCGCGTTCGTCGCCCACGACGTCGGCGGGTTCTGGACGCCGGGCTCGTTCGAGTGGGTCCCGACCGCCTTCGCCGAGATGGACCACACGCTGTTCGAGGCCGATGTCGAGGGGGAGCTCTTCCTGCGCTGGACGCAGTGGGGGGCGCTCTCGCCGCTGATGCGTTTCCACGGGACCGGCCGCCGGGAGCCGTGGGCCTACCCCGCCCCGTTCGGGGAGCTTGCCGTGGAGGCGTGCCGTGTCCGGGCTCGGCTCCGTCCGTACCTGGAGCGCGTGGGAGCCGAGGCCTCCCGCGTCGGGACGCCGATGATGCGTCCGATGGTCCTCGCCTGCCCAGGCGACCGGTCGGCCCGCGACGCCCAGCTGCAGTACCTGCTCGGACCCGACCTCCTCGTGGCGCCGCTCCTGGAGCCGGGCGGCGAGCGGACCCTCTACGTGCCCGAGGGCCGCTGGGAGCCGCTCTGGGGGCTCGACCCGGTGACCGGCCCCGGCTGGGTGACGGTCGGTTGTGGACTCGCCGCCTTCCCGGCCTGGGTGCGGGAGGGAGCCGAGCTTTGA